The following coding sequences lie in one Apium graveolens cultivar Ventura chromosome 3, ASM990537v1, whole genome shotgun sequence genomic window:
- the LOC141711566 gene encoding putative transcription factor GLK1: MLAVAPLRNPRDETAGEPKFSIIDDEFPDLSGDNLLDSIDFDDLFIGMEDEDHHVLPSLEIESDDIFADFSVSGGDESETNATSLYVDSFDNISPRSYNQEEGKVSGSDFGSGSSLLNQGDEIGNKSDEIVAAKVPTTKEEAKRKKSSKNHQAGKRKVKVDWTPELHRRFVQAVEQLGLDKAVPSRILELMEIDCLTRHNIASHLQKYRSHRKHLLAREAEAASWTQRRQAYGGANTGGGCKREMNSTSPWLAPTIGFPPIAPNNISHFRPLHVWGHPSMEQPLMHVWPPKHLAPSPSPPSPMWPPAAAAPHLPQPPANPSFWNSRYQRIGHSKIPRNHCFPPSMAPPRFAVVAPVPGIPPHAMYKVDPVSAPPRPPFDFHPSKESIDAAIGDVLSKPWLPLPLGLKPPSTDSVVGELHRQGVDNIPPGACASTS, translated from the exons ATGCTTGCTGTGGCACCTTTGAGGAACCCTAGAGATGAAACAGCTGGAGAGCCTAAGTTTTCGATCATCGACGATGAGTTTCCCGACTTATCGGGTGATAATTTGCTTGATAGTATTGATTTTGATGACCTTTTTATTGGCATGGAAGATGAAGACCATCATGTGTTGCCATCTTTGGAGATTGAATCTGATGATATTTTTGCGGATTTTTCCGTTAGCGGAGGAGATGAGTCGGAGACTAATGCAACATCTTTGTACGTTGACAGTTTTGATAACATCAGCCCAAGAAGCTACAATCAGGAGGAAGGTAAAGTTTCGGGTTCGGATTTCGGATCAGGTTCGAGCTTATTGAATCAAGGGGATGAAATAGGGAATAAAAGTGATGAGATTGTTGCAGCAAAAGTTCCAACAACTAAGGAAGAAGCTAAAAGAAAAAAATCGTCTAAGAATCATCAAGCTGGCAAGAGAAAAGTGAAG GTTGATTGGACACCAGAACTGCACAGAAGGTTTGTGCAAGCAGTGGAACAGCTAGGTCTGGATAAGGCAGTCCCTTCAAGAATCTTGGAGCTCATGGAAATTGATTGTCTTACCCGCCATAACATTGCCAGTCATCTTCAA AAATACAGATCTCATCGTAAACACTTGTTAGCTCGAGAAGCTGAGGCAGCTAGTTGGACTCAGAGGCGGCAAGCTTATGGTGGTGCTAATACAGGAGGCGGATGCAAGAGGGAAATGAACAGTACTAGCCCTTGGCTTGCACCCACCATAGGATTTCCTCCAATAGCACCTAATAATATTTCTCATTTTCGACCCTTACATGTATGGGGTCATCCTTCAATGGAGCAACCATTAATGCATGTATGGCCTCCTAAACATTTAGCTCCTTCCCCTTCTCCACCTTCACCTATGTGGCCACCGGCGGCTGCAGCTCCTCACCTTCCACAACCACCGGCTAACCCTTCATTCTGGAATTCACGCTATCAACGG ATCGGACATTCTAAAATCCCAAGAAATCATTGTTTTCCCCCATCAATGGCACCTCCG AGATTTGCAGTAGTAGCACCGGTCCCGGGCATTCCACCACATGCAATGTACAAAGTAGACCCCGTTTCTGCTCCCCCTCGCCCTCCTTTCGATTTCCACCCG TCCAAGGAAAGCATAGATGCAGCAATTGGAGATGTTTTATCAAAGCCATGGCTACCGCTTCCTCTTGGACTAAAACCACCATCTACAGACAGTGTAGTGGGAGAGCTGCACCGTCAAGGTGTAGATAATATTCCTCCGGGAGCTTGTGCCTCCACAAGTTAA